The Acidobacteriota bacterium genome has a segment encoding these proteins:
- a CDS encoding response regulator transcription factor, with product MSEKRLLLVEDEPGLQLALSDRLSAEGYSVETAGDGNLAVTRATGEPWDIIVLDVMLPGRDGFDVAKTIRQQGIQTPILMLTARSQVVDRVVGLKLGADDYLTKPFETIELLARLEALLRRAPSGSPGLSLERYSFGDITVDVRKAEVTSKGQPLDLSAKEFQLLKYFIEHRGATLSREELLQEVWGYSAMPSTRTVDVHVAWLRQKLETNPRVPQFILTVHGLGYKFAG from the coding sequence GTGTCCGAAAAGCGACTGCTCCTCGTCGAAGACGAGCCCGGCCTGCAACTGGCGCTGAGCGATCGGCTGTCGGCTGAAGGCTATTCGGTGGAGACGGCCGGCGACGGCAACCTCGCCGTGACGCGGGCCACGGGCGAACCGTGGGACATCATCGTGCTCGACGTGATGCTGCCGGGCCGCGACGGCTTCGACGTGGCGAAGACCATTCGCCAGCAGGGCATTCAAACGCCGATTCTCATGCTCACCGCCCGCAGCCAGGTCGTCGACCGCGTCGTCGGCCTGAAGCTCGGCGCGGATGACTACCTGACCAAGCCGTTCGAGACCATCGAGCTGCTCGCGCGCCTCGAGGCGTTGCTGCGCCGCGCGCCGAGCGGATCGCCCGGGCTGTCGCTCGAGCGGTACAGCTTCGGCGACATCACGGTTGACGTGCGCAAGGCCGAGGTCACGAGCAAAGGGCAGCCGCTGGATCTGTCGGCGAAGGAGTTCCAGTTGCTCAAGTACTTCATCGAGCACCGTGGCGCGACGCTGTCGCGCGAAGAGCTGCTGCAGGAGGTGTGGGGCTACAGCGCCATGCCGTCCACGCGCACAGTGGACGTTCACGTGGCGTGGCTGCGGCAGAAACTCGAGACCAACCCGCGCGTCCCACAGTTCATCCTCACCGTTCACGGGCTCGGTTATAAATTCGCCGGGTGA
- a CDS encoding TIGR00730 family Rossman fold protein — MKRLCVFCGSSAGTNPAYAEAATTMGTLLAKRGIGLVYGGGNVGLMGVIADAALAAGGEVIGVIPSALAEREVAHHGVTELRIVDSMHTRKAMMADLSDAFMAMPGGVGTFEEFFEAITWTQLGLHRKACGLLNIAGFYTPLAIFIDQAVTDGFIKPVHRAAIVVDDNPERLLDTLSTIEVPDAPKWIRRDET, encoded by the coding sequence ATGAAGCGTTTGTGTGTGTTCTGCGGTTCGAGCGCTGGCACGAACCCTGCCTATGCCGAGGCGGCGACGACCATGGGGACGTTGCTCGCCAAGCGAGGAATTGGGCTGGTCTACGGCGGCGGCAATGTCGGCTTGATGGGCGTGATCGCCGATGCGGCGCTCGCGGCCGGCGGGGAGGTAATCGGGGTCATTCCCAGCGCCCTCGCCGAGCGCGAGGTGGCCCACCACGGCGTGACCGAGTTGCGGATTGTCGACTCCATGCACACCCGCAAGGCGATGATGGCCGACCTGTCGGACGCGTTCATGGCCATGCCGGGCGGCGTCGGCACGTTCGAGGAATTCTTCGAAGCCATCACCTGGACGCAGCTTGGTCTGCACCGCAAGGCCTGCGGCCTGCTGAATATCGCGGGCTTCTACACCCCGCTGGCCATCTTCATCGACCAGGCAGTGACCGACGGTTTCATCAAGCCCGTGCACCGGGCCGCTATCGTCGTGGATGACAATCCGGAGCGGTTACTGGATACGCTGTCGACGATCGAGGTCCCGGACGCCCCGAAGTGGATCCGTCGAGACGAAACGTAA
- a CDS encoding carboxypeptidase regulatory-like domain-containing protein — translation MNRIIGSLSVAASFLLAIASIAAAQVVQGTGVGGTLRVTVLDQTEAALIIAQVTVTDGAGVALTAAVDERGVAVFEGLNPGTYQVTAAADSFRPIAMPVSVRRGENRTTLRLAVAAIEQTVVVQDQSAADRRDNGFTQTLTQDEIDSLPDDPDEMADELARMAGPGAQIFVDGFRGGRMPPKDQIQQIRFHTNSFSAEYHEAGMIRVEVITKPGMGNWRGSSNFGFRDESLNATNAFADEKGPEQMRRYMVNFSGPIAKGRTGLSLSFDGNSAYDSRTIVAQSPTGAALNSLAVSPTDAMNFTARVEHLIGGSAQLRAEYSRRQNERGNLGVGDFDLPERAFATDMNTDTFRLRSTSVIGKKVFSESRVEFNSSTNATHSNSVEPTVRVNEAFTGGGAGQLGERKARELEIAQNFDFTIGRKHSLRAGMQLEAGWWNSDQRSNAFGTYTFTSLDAYRAGTPATYTIRTGDPVVDYSQVKAGWFLQDDFRPSRTLQLSFGVRQEIQTQVDSRFNLAPRAAFTWNATRKTTVRGGYGIFYDWYESNLLEQTIRVDGNHQIDVVIQNPGFPVGNGGGTRLPASVIRSANLGQPIINQASVGFERPLTSWADLRADYMWTRGYNTLRSINVNAPVNGVRPDPTVGNISEIQSTGRRASDRATMALNMRYAPRRILGMVMYQFGSQRNYADNALSLPSDSNNPDADWGPAAQDVRHRVFFNFNSPVGRGVRLSLGMQGSSALPYTITTGFDANGDTVFNDRPEGVARNSARGASQWTANVRLNKSIGLGGARAGGAGFPGGMPMPPPGGAAAAQRGQGVAAQRGPGGMGGPGGGGDGPQIMVMEGGNQKYRLDLFVNLQNAFNRVNYNAFIGNQQSSFFGTPTSAGPARRVEIGASFGF, via the coding sequence ATGAATCGAATCATCGGAAGCTTGTCGGTCGCCGCCTCGTTCCTGCTCGCGATCGCGTCGATTGCCGCCGCACAGGTGGTGCAGGGCACCGGCGTCGGTGGCACGCTGCGGGTCACCGTGCTCGATCAGACGGAAGCCGCGCTGATCATCGCCCAGGTCACGGTGACGGATGGGGCCGGCGTCGCGCTCACGGCGGCGGTCGACGAGCGTGGCGTGGCGGTGTTCGAGGGCCTCAACCCCGGCACATACCAGGTCACCGCCGCGGCCGACAGCTTCCGGCCCATCGCCATGCCGGTCAGCGTGCGCCGCGGTGAGAACCGCACGACCCTGCGGCTGGCGGTGGCGGCGATCGAGCAGACCGTGGTGGTGCAGGACCAGAGCGCGGCCGACCGCCGCGACAACGGGTTCACGCAAACGCTGACGCAGGACGAGATTGACTCGCTGCCCGACGATCCGGACGAGATGGCCGACGAACTGGCGCGCATGGCCGGTCCCGGCGCGCAGATTTTCGTCGACGGGTTCCGCGGCGGCCGCATGCCGCCCAAGGACCAGATCCAGCAAATTCGCTTCCACACCAACTCGTTCTCGGCCGAGTACCACGAAGCCGGCATGATTCGGGTGGAAGTGATCACCAAGCCGGGCATGGGCAACTGGCGCGGCAGTTCGAACTTCGGCTTCCGCGACGAATCGCTGAACGCGACCAATGCGTTTGCCGACGAAAAGGGTCCCGAGCAGATGCGCCGCTACATGGTGAACTTCTCAGGACCGATCGCGAAAGGCCGCACCGGCCTGTCGCTGTCGTTCGACGGCAACAGCGCCTACGACTCGCGCACCATCGTCGCGCAGTCGCCGACCGGCGCCGCGCTCAACTCGCTGGCGGTCTCGCCGACCGACGCCATGAATTTCACCGCCCGGGTCGAGCACCTGATCGGCGGCAGCGCACAGCTGCGGGCGGAATACTCACGCCGGCAGAACGAGCGCGGCAACCTCGGCGTCGGCGATTTCGACCTGCCGGAACGTGCCTTTGCCACCGACATGAACACCGACACCTTCCGTCTGCGCTCGACCAGCGTGATCGGCAAGAAGGTGTTCAGCGAGTCTCGCGTCGAGTTCAACAGCTCGACCAACGCGACCCACTCGAACTCGGTCGAGCCGACCGTACGCGTGAACGAGGCGTTCACCGGTGGCGGCGCCGGCCAGTTGGGCGAGCGCAAGGCCAGGGAGCTGGAGATTGCCCAGAACTTCGACTTCACCATTGGCCGCAAGCACTCGTTGCGGGCCGGCATGCAGCTCGAGGCTGGCTGGTGGAACAGCGACCAGCGGTCGAATGCCTTCGGCACCTACACCTTTACCAGTCTCGACGCGTACCGGGCCGGGACGCCGGCCACCTACACCATCCGCACCGGCGACCCGGTGGTGGACTACTCGCAGGTCAAGGCCGGGTGGTTCCTGCAGGACGACTTCCGTCCGTCGCGCACGTTGCAGCTCAGCTTTGGCGTGCGGCAGGAGATCCAGACGCAGGTGGATTCGCGATTCAACCTGGCGCCGCGCGCGGCCTTCACGTGGAACGCCACCAGGAAGACCACGGTGCGCGGCGGTTACGGCATTTTCTACGACTGGTACGAGTCGAACCTGTTGGAGCAGACGATTCGCGTCGATGGCAACCACCAGATCGACGTCGTGATCCAGAACCCGGGCTTCCCGGTGGGCAACGGTGGCGGCACGCGGCTGCCGGCCAGCGTGATTCGCTCGGCCAACCTGGGCCAGCCGATCATCAACCAGGCCTCGGTCGGGTTCGAGCGCCCGCTCACGTCGTGGGCCGACCTGCGCGCCGATTACATGTGGACCCGCGGTTACAACACGCTGCGGTCGATCAACGTGAATGCGCCCGTCAACGGCGTGCGGCCGGACCCCACGGTGGGCAATATCTCGGAAATCCAGTCGACCGGCAGACGCGCGTCCGACCGCGCGACCATGGCGCTGAACATGCGCTATGCGCCGCGCCGCATTCTCGGCATGGTGATGTATCAGTTCGGCAGCCAGCGCAACTACGCCGACAATGCCCTGTCGCTGCCGTCCGACAGCAACAATCCCGATGCGGATTGGGGCCCGGCAGCGCAAGACGTGCGGCACCGCGTCTTCTTTAACTTCAACTCGCCGGTGGGCCGCGGCGTGCGCCTGAGCCTTGGCATGCAGGGGTCGTCGGCGCTGCCCTACACCATCACCACCGGCTTCGACGCCAACGGCGACACGGTGTTCAACGATCGCCCGGAAGGCGTTGCGCGCAACAGCGCCCGCGGCGCGTCGCAGTGGACCGCGAACGTGCGCCTGAACAAGTCGATCGGTCTGGGCGGCGCTCGCGCCGGCGGCGCCGGTTTCCCAGGCGGCATGCCGATGCCCCCGCCCGGCGGCGCCGCCGCCGCGC
- a CDS encoding UvrD-helicase domain-containing protein has protein sequence MTGGKKAVQENRQLIARELDQTLIVEAAAGTGKTTELVGRIVALIEHQRATIGQIVAVTFSEKAAGELKLRLREELERARARTSPETDTGQRLDAAVHDFEEAHVTTIHGFCAELLRERPVEARVDPAFTVLADAQAERLFEEAFTAWLHEQLGNAEEGVRRSLRRPVRWRFDDDSEDGPIERLRVAARSLREWRDYSAPWRRPSYDRLAAIKLLTGKLRGFAEMAGKPIKRDDKFSASVGVALTTSQDIERQRRRVGDMVPEGTWDGWEAALVALADHRDFLHPKKGTGAAFAIGVTREQALAAHAELVRDLQAFRDLADADLAALLHEEMRDCLRRYEERKQEAGALDFLDLLIKARDLVCDNAEVCREFRERFRVILVDEFQDTDSLQAELLLRLAGDDRGVLRPGALFIVGDPKQSIYRFRRADVGAYRRIASGLATSGAMAVTLQTSFRSVPAIQHFVNAAFQPEMDGDEDSLQADYVPLLRHREDTPEQPAIVALPVPRPYGRQMYGPPQVTQTALNQSQPPAIAAFLGWLLSPECTWTVGAGGAGGAGEQRRRIVASDVCLLFRRFLHFGKDITREYVEALEGAGIPHLLVGGKTFHEREEVDAIRTALTAVEWPEDELSVYASLHGPLFAIGEEELLEYHSIARAFHPYRVPKELSERLQPVAKALTTLRELHAARNHRPVADTIGRLIAITRAHAGFILWRGGEQVLANVLHISDLARRYEAEGGLSFRGFVDTLHDASGRADSPEAPILEEGSDGVRMMTVHKAKGLEFPVVVLADIACKLSLEDASRYLDPANKLCAMRIGGWSPVELLEHNDQEAKRDEAEGIRLAYVAATRARDVLIVPAVGDGPYHKGWLRPLNRALYPPRDQWQSPSPARGVPLFKGKQTIMADARADGQPVDDTVRPGTYQLTDESGQSYSVVWWDPLLLEGSGDVALGLRRDDLISKDANPLDVAADRARYDEWKAQRALVQAQGSAPSMIVTTPTQLKESGDDGRPVSAVAVEDASVRSPRPSGKRFGTLVHALLASVPLSANAGEVEELAALHAKLLGATGEEQAAARVMVVNALKHPRLADARAAEAAGRRVWREVPMALRTDDGTGTPQIVDGQIDLAYETDAGWMVIDFKTDIEIATAEDAYVRQVSIYLDAVTRATGQPATGLILKI, from the coding sequence ATGACGGGAGGCAAGAAGGCCGTCCAGGAGAACCGACAGCTCATTGCCCGCGAGCTCGACCAGACGCTGATCGTCGAGGCCGCCGCCGGCACCGGCAAGACCACCGAACTCGTCGGTCGCATCGTCGCGCTGATCGAGCATCAGCGGGCGACCATCGGCCAGATCGTCGCCGTGACGTTCAGCGAGAAGGCGGCCGGCGAATTGAAGCTCCGGTTGCGCGAAGAGCTGGAACGCGCCCGCGCGCGGACTTCGCCCGAGACCGACACCGGGCAGCGCCTCGATGCCGCCGTGCACGACTTCGAAGAAGCCCACGTCACCACCATTCACGGCTTCTGCGCCGAGCTGCTGCGCGAGCGGCCGGTCGAGGCGCGGGTCGATCCGGCGTTCACGGTGTTGGCCGACGCGCAGGCCGAGCGCCTGTTCGAAGAGGCGTTCACGGCCTGGCTGCACGAGCAGCTGGGCAATGCCGAGGAGGGTGTCCGCCGGTCGCTGCGGCGGCCCGTCAGGTGGCGGTTTGACGATGACAGCGAGGACGGCCCGATTGAGCGTTTGCGGGTGGCGGCGCGCAGCCTGCGCGAGTGGCGCGACTACTCGGCGCCGTGGCGCCGGCCGTCGTACGACCGCCTGGCAGCGATCAAGCTGCTGACCGGAAAGCTGCGCGGGTTTGCCGAGATGGCTGGCAAGCCGATCAAGCGGGACGACAAATTCTCGGCGTCCGTGGGTGTGGCCCTCACCACGAGCCAGGACATCGAGCGCCAGCGCCGGCGGGTTGGCGACATGGTGCCGGAGGGAACCTGGGATGGCTGGGAGGCGGCGCTCGTCGCGCTGGCGGACCATCGCGACTTCCTGCATCCGAAGAAGGGCACCGGCGCGGCGTTTGCGATTGGCGTGACCCGCGAGCAGGCACTGGCGGCGCACGCCGAGCTCGTGCGCGACCTGCAGGCGTTTCGCGACCTGGCCGATGCCGACCTCGCGGCCCTGCTGCACGAGGAGATGCGCGATTGCCTGCGGCGTTATGAGGAGCGCAAGCAGGAGGCCGGCGCCCTCGACTTTCTCGACTTGCTGATCAAGGCGCGCGACCTGGTGTGCGACAACGCCGAGGTGTGCCGCGAGTTCCGCGAGCGCTTCCGCGTGATCCTGGTCGATGAGTTCCAGGACACCGACTCGCTGCAGGCGGAGTTGCTGCTGCGTCTCGCCGGCGACGATCGGGGCGTACTCCGTCCCGGCGCGTTGTTCATTGTTGGCGACCCCAAGCAATCGATCTATCGTTTCCGCCGCGCCGACGTCGGCGCCTATCGCCGCATTGCCAGCGGCCTGGCCACTAGTGGCGCCATGGCCGTGACGCTGCAGACATCCTTTCGCAGCGTGCCCGCGATCCAGCATTTCGTAAACGCCGCGTTCCAGCCCGAGATGGATGGCGACGAGGACTCGCTGCAAGCCGACTACGTGCCGCTGCTGCGTCACCGGGAAGATACCCCCGAGCAGCCGGCGATCGTCGCGCTGCCGGTGCCGCGCCCGTACGGCCGGCAGATGTACGGACCGCCGCAAGTGACCCAGACGGCCCTCAACCAATCGCAGCCGCCGGCGATTGCGGCGTTCCTGGGCTGGCTGCTGTCACCGGAATGCACATGGACGGTTGGGGCTGGTGGGGCGGGTGGGGCAGGTGAGCAGCGCCGACGGATCGTGGCCAGCGATGTCTGCCTGCTGTTCAGGCGATTCCTTCATTTCGGCAAAGACATTACCCGCGAGTACGTCGAGGCCCTCGAAGGCGCGGGCATTCCCCACCTGCTGGTCGGCGGCAAGACCTTTCACGAGCGCGAGGAGGTGGATGCCATTCGGACCGCCTTGACCGCCGTCGAGTGGCCCGAGGACGAACTGTCGGTGTATGCGTCGCTGCATGGCCCGTTGTTCGCGATCGGTGAGGAAGAGCTGCTCGAGTACCACTCAATCGCGCGCGCCTTTCATCCGTACCGCGTGCCGAAGGAGCTGTCGGAGCGGTTGCAGCCGGTGGCGAAGGCGCTGACCACGCTGCGGGAACTGCATGCCGCGCGCAACCACCGGCCGGTGGCCGACACCATTGGCCGGCTGATTGCGATCACGCGTGCGCATGCGGGGTTCATCCTGTGGCGCGGCGGTGAGCAGGTGCTGGCCAATGTCCTGCACATCTCGGATCTGGCACGTCGTTACGAAGCGGAGGGCGGTCTGTCGTTCCGTGGCTTCGTCGATACGTTGCACGATGCCTCTGGCCGGGCCGACTCACCCGAGGCGCCGATCCTCGAAGAGGGTAGCGACGGCGTGCGCATGATGACCGTGCACAAGGCCAAGGGCCTCGAGTTTCCGGTGGTCGTGCTGGCCGACATCGCCTGCAAGCTGAGCCTCGAGGACGCCTCGCGCTATCTCGATCCGGCGAACAAGCTGTGTGCCATGCGCATTGGCGGCTGGTCGCCGGTTGAGCTGCTGGAACACAACGACCAGGAGGCGAAGCGCGATGAAGCCGAAGGGATCCGGCTGGCCTATGTGGCGGCCACCCGCGCGCGCGACGTGCTGATCGTGCCCGCCGTTGGTGACGGGCCGTACCACAAGGGATGGCTGCGCCCGCTCAATCGCGCGCTCTATCCGCCGCGCGACCAGTGGCAATCGCCGTCGCCCGCCCGCGGCGTCCCGTTGTTCAAGGGGAAACAGACGATCATGGCCGATGCCCGCGCCGACGGGCAGCCGGTTGACGATACCGTGCGCCCGGGCACCTACCAGCTCACCGACGAGTCCGGCCAAAGCTATTCGGTCGTGTGGTGGGACCCGCTGCTGCTGGAAGGCTCGGGCGACGTGGCGCTTGGGCTGCGTCGCGACGATCTGATCTCGAAGGATGCGAACCCCCTGGACGTCGCCGCCGACCGCGCGCGCTACGACGAATGGAAGGCGCAGCGTGCCCTGGTGCAGGCGCAAGGATCAGCGCCGTCGATGATCGTCACGACGCCGACGCAATTGAAGGAGTCGGGCGATGACGGGCGCCCAGTGTCGGCGGTCGCGGTTGAGGATGCGTCGGTGCGCTCGCCACGTCCTTCGGGCAAGCGCTTTGGCACGCTGGTCCACGCGCTGCTGGCGTCGGTTCCGCTATCCGCCAACGCCGGCGAAGTTGAAGAGCTTGCCGCCCTGCACGCTAAGCTGCTCGGCGCCACCGGCGAAGAACAGGCAGCGGCACGCGTCATGGTGGTCAACGCCCTCAAGCATCCGCGCCTGGCAGACGCGCGCGCGGCCGAGGCCGCCGGCCGGCGCGTGTGGCGCGAAGTGCCCATGGCGCTGCGGACCGATGACGGCACTGGAACGCCGCAGATCGTGGACGGCCAGATCGACCTGGCCTACGAAACCGATGCCGGCTGGATGGTGATCGACTTCAAGACCGACATCGAGATCGCCACGGCCGAGGACGCGTACGTCCGCCAGGTGTCGATCTACCTGGACGCGGTCACCCGCGCCACGGGACAGCCGGCGACCGGCCTGATTCTCAAGATCTGA
- a CDS encoding HAMP domain-containing sensor histidine kinase: MAYGTNQPKGMFLRGGRVSAVTVLVGLVMLLVPALAYMQYQWLGQLSTAERERMQRTLRTAAAQFATEFDTELSRALVGLQVDGATIRDENWTGYAQRHSAWTNSAPEPRLVREVLLVDTLPGTELPAIGSQEAVPIERLRVRRWNAQTLVFDAAGWTDDLATIRASLATHFIGFQIERTRTGGPNSGAPGEHRREGSISLSLGDDNTLVSPVTLFELPDNRRGPPKITILGFTVVRLDPVVVRDTLLASLAARHFHGDDDEVDYRVAVVHRDEVTNVVWESEPGVAERIADSPDVSQNFMAPRPDQMFVFARGGSASGPPPPPPPAPPAGGSAPPQLAVQDAAKVVVSMVERETRGAGGGRVITRSAFNPFDGRWVLLAKHRAGSLEAAVAAVRQRNLLVSSSVLLLLTLAIGLIVVSARRAQELARQQMEFVAAVSHELRTPVSVIGAAAGNLADGVVGDPARVRKYGETIQGEARRLAETVERVLQLAGIAAGRAAAAPVPVSPSDLIHDSIGACRNEIENAGAQVEIAVAPDLPPVMGDVTALRSALQNLISNAVKYGGDARWVRVSASRSGVGSPSTALRAGRESGVGGKTVVFTVEDHGLGIDADDRKHIFEPFYRGREAVSKQIQGSGLGLNLVARIAEAHGGKVNVTSEPGKGSVFTLTLPAVTDRGAAESQAFATGLETSRY, from the coding sequence ATGGCGTACGGAACGAACCAGCCGAAGGGCATGTTCCTGAGGGGGGGCCGCGTCTCAGCCGTTACGGTGCTCGTGGGCCTCGTCATGCTGCTGGTGCCGGCGCTCGCCTACATGCAATACCAGTGGCTCGGCCAGCTGAGCACGGCCGAACGCGAACGCATGCAGCGCACCCTGCGGACGGCGGCGGCGCAGTTTGCCACCGAGTTCGACACCGAGCTGTCACGGGCCCTCGTCGGCCTGCAGGTCGACGGCGCCACCATCCGCGACGAGAACTGGACCGGCTACGCGCAACGCCATTCCGCCTGGACCAACAGCGCCCCGGAACCGCGCCTCGTGCGCGAGGTCCTGCTCGTGGATACCCTCCCCGGCACGGAACTCCCGGCGATTGGTTCGCAGGAGGCCGTGCCCATCGAGCGCCTTCGCGTGCGGCGCTGGAATGCGCAGACCCTGGTTTTTGATGCCGCCGGGTGGACCGACGACCTCGCCACCATTCGCGCGTCGCTCGCCACGCACTTCATCGGATTTCAGATCGAGCGCACTCGCACTGGCGGTCCCAATAGCGGCGCGCCTGGCGAACACCGTCGCGAGGGCTCCATCTCGCTGTCGCTCGGCGACGACAACACGCTGGTGTCGCCGGTGACATTGTTCGAGCTGCCCGACAACCGCCGCGGGCCGCCCAAAATCACCATTCTCGGCTTCACCGTGGTCCGGCTCGACCCGGTGGTGGTTCGCGACACGCTGCTCGCATCGCTCGCCGCCCGCCATTTCCATGGTGACGATGACGAGGTCGACTACCGCGTCGCCGTGGTTCACAGGGACGAAGTGACCAACGTGGTGTGGGAGTCGGAGCCGGGCGTGGCCGAGCGCATCGCCGACTCGCCCGACGTGTCGCAGAACTTCATGGCGCCAAGGCCGGATCAGATGTTCGTCTTTGCCCGTGGCGGTTCGGCCTCTGGGCCGCCGCCACCCCCGCCGCCGGCGCCGCCGGCGGGCGGCTCGGCGCCACCGCAGCTGGCCGTGCAAGACGCCGCCAAGGTCGTGGTGTCGATGGTCGAGCGCGAAACCCGCGGCGCGGGCGGCGGCCGCGTCATCACCCGTTCAGCGTTCAACCCGTTTGATGGCCGATGGGTGCTCCTGGCGAAGCATCGCGCCGGCTCGCTCGAGGCGGCGGTCGCCGCGGTTCGCCAGCGCAATTTGCTGGTCAGCTCGAGCGTGCTGCTGCTGTTGACGCTGGCGATTGGGTTGATCGTGGTGTCGGCGCGGCGGGCGCAGGAACTGGCGCGGCAGCAGATGGAGTTTGTGGCGGCGGTGTCGCACGAGCTGCGCACGCCGGTGTCGGTGATTGGCGCCGCGGCCGGCAACCTGGCCGACGGCGTGGTCGGCGATCCCGCCCGCGTGCGCAAGTACGGCGAGACCATCCAGGGCGAGGCGCGGCGGCTGGCGGAAACCGTCGAGCGCGTCCTGCAGCTGGCCGGCATTGCCGCGGGCCGTGCCGCGGCGGCGCCGGTGCCGGTGTCGCCGTCGGACTTGATCCACGACTCGATCGGCGCTTGCCGGAACGAAATCGAGAACGCCGGCGCCCAGGTCGAGATCGCGGTGGCGCCCGACCTGCCGCCCGTGATGGGCGACGTCACGGCCCTGCGCTCGGCGCTGCAGAACCTGATCAGCAACGCCGTGAAGTACGGGGGAGACGCCCGTTGGGTTCGCGTCTCCGCATCGCGGTCGGGAGTCGGGAGCCCTTCGACTGCGCTCAGGGCAGGTCGGGAGTCGGGAGTCGGGGGCAAGACCGTCGTCTTCACGGTCGAAGATCACGGCCTTGGCATCGACGCCGACGACCGCAAGCACATCTTCGAGCCGTTTTATCGAGGACGCGAGGCCGTGTCGAAACAGATCCAGGGCAGCGGTCTGGGCCTCAACCTGGTGGCCCGCATTGCCGAGGCGCACGGCGGCAAGGTGAACGTAACGAGCGAGCCGGGCAAGGGCAGCGTGTTCACGCTCACGTTGCCGGCGGTCACCGACCGCGGGGCGGCGGAGTCGCAGGCCTTTGCGACGGGCCTCGAAACTTCCAGGTACTGA